The proteins below are encoded in one region of Maribacter aestuarii:
- a CDS encoding GEVED domain-containing protein: protein MYRSLLVKIILFLCLGTCMYSGAQTTISSQVSQGSDDAEERISSGNISLTSSDLEITSDGANNQLVGIRFQNIFIPQGTTILSASIQFTTDETDSGTTSVVITGEDADNASTYTSSIGNISSRTLTTASVAWNTIPAWNTVGQSGFNQRTPDLTNIVQEIVNRGGWTSGNAMAFIINGIGERTAESYNGDPARAPVLNIVADFITDPLPSIVPNSNRGLPFIYYIADNRSELYSVAPDPTASPLPSPTFTNITLGGSPITFSGEGGGYRSTDRLVYVFIGADPTNSSDLYSIDPATGVATLVKSNIVPGHVDGAEFYINNATGEEVFLILYQNGTSGGPDRIMAVNPNASATRPAWSPYAGYPVVLSGARTQADGLSWNPDTAEFYIQNDNNVDYYTVDITTGNTTFAFTTSLGVDGEGITYASDGTNYIEDENIAGQGRTIFIVDTDTGNLIPAAQLGSTGDVESIMGNLGVRNDAGDAPSSYGYAAHILPVLTATGVSIYLGNVPPDSEDPFGNFSIGTADDNNGDDEDGVTSGGSEISGQVFDLGQTKTLDIVANGSGLLNAWIDFNRDGDFNDGGEQIASNVAPSGGSITLNVPIPITANSGTSYARFRYSSEAGLSPGNSEATDGEVEDYRIVLRDATACSAGFTLYERTHYNYISATAVIIDNSVGNENNALGSNNNTTASFNNNNDELILEMASIINSGDLATVNGPDGDSFDVWISSSSTGPWTFLGSNALDYSFTSPIDWQYIRLRRASGSTVEISYIEAEKSISSYTCEADFDGDSIPDFADLDDDNDGITDCVESSDQVTSGFAWSLNNPAGNLTMDTVYDSKITDWAIDATTNMVLTTGIYSVVGSNVHITSMSATSLESAIINNDFIEVSFTTGIQTSSYVIDNIISGWFQPTQGDSYRSTLMYSEGTTGTWYTLAKDVFHTNDGSGSSYLTFDHLNASALELKSNTQYKFRVYTYGQIDDSSESYSIFDDFTFNISACRAQDIDTDASSDHLDGDSDGDGCSDANEAYADSNADGGDNDYFGNGNPPPTNADGTVISASYATPADTDSNGIPDHEEAGATPMVNTQPQDQEVADGADATFSVSASGGILSYQWQVSTDSGINYSDISGATANSYTENGVSAAENGSFYRVIISDGSFVCGTTTSSSALLIVSADSDGDGIIDKTDLDDDNDGIPDNEELSTVAGNSQPACGGDTSMDFSASATLVSGTALLQGAVYRIANVTTGVDALVTIAKTVNATPTNIDNNSSDTSAFRPQTAFNLTNIGDRGYIEYNIQFVSAGGSSPVVINKFFMNLNDIDGNSNYAEQIWTDNPTSYTISNPTELTMTTDGSWVIGTAGTSEFPGAGNTFPEVNFGVSYTSKSSMSIRVGAEARVAGANAGGRQHNIEFSCLTNYNNPENYGIDIDSDGVANHLDLDSDNDGIYDAVEAGHNRPHNNGVLISTFGGNGLADLVETLPESGTLNYTILDTDGSAPPNYLDTDSDDDGCSDANEAYADANADGGDNEYYDVGDPPTTDANGRVTSATYPVPVDSGGNGTQDYVEDTAPVILTQPFDVAICPGCSTQFPVVASNADSYQWQLFNGSIWVDLTNTGIHSGATTDTLIITNATPADNGNEYRVLISSDDYICGPIISDTTILTVRVTTVITNRRITYRVRKN from the coding sequence ATGTATAGAAGTCTATTGGTTAAAATAATACTATTTCTTTGTTTGGGAACCTGCATGTATTCAGGTGCACAAACTACGATTTCCTCCCAGGTATCACAGGGTAGTGATGATGCAGAAGAACGTATTTCTAGTGGAAACATTAGCCTCACGAGTTCCGATTTGGAAATTACAAGTGACGGGGCTAACAACCAATTGGTCGGTATACGTTTTCAGAATATTTTCATCCCACAGGGCACAACTATATTAAGCGCGAGTATTCAATTTACGACGGATGAAACCGATAGTGGAACCACCTCCGTGGTTATAACCGGGGAAGATGCAGATAATGCCTCGACCTATACATCATCTATCGGCAATATTTCTTCGAGAACCTTAACGACTGCTTCAGTTGCATGGAATACTATACCGGCATGGAACACCGTTGGGCAATCTGGTTTTAATCAGCGAACACCGGATTTGACGAATATTGTACAGGAAATTGTAAACAGGGGTGGTTGGACTTCAGGTAACGCGATGGCCTTTATCATTAATGGCATAGGGGAAAGAACAGCTGAATCGTACAATGGCGATCCTGCGCGAGCACCAGTACTAAACATTGTTGCCGATTTTATTACCGATCCGTTGCCGTCTATTGTTCCTAATTCAAATAGAGGCTTACCTTTTATCTATTATATTGCCGACAATAGATCCGAACTTTATTCAGTGGCTCCAGACCCAACGGCATCGCCACTTCCTTCACCAACCTTTACCAACATCACCTTGGGTGGATCACCTATCACTTTTTCTGGAGAAGGCGGGGGTTATAGATCTACGGATCGTTTGGTTTACGTATTTATTGGCGCCGACCCCACAAATTCATCCGACTTATATTCCATAGACCCGGCCACAGGTGTAGCTACTTTGGTAAAGTCCAATATTGTACCCGGTCATGTTGATGGGGCTGAATTTTACATCAATAATGCAACTGGTGAGGAGGTTTTTCTAATACTGTATCAAAACGGGACCAGTGGTGGACCCGACCGGATTATGGCGGTAAATCCCAATGCAAGTGCAACAAGACCAGCCTGGTCTCCTTATGCAGGATATCCGGTTGTTCTTTCAGGTGCACGCACGCAAGCGGATGGTCTCTCATGGAACCCTGATACTGCAGAGTTCTATATTCAAAATGATAACAATGTTGATTATTATACGGTAGACATAACCACTGGAAACACAACGTTCGCCTTTACAACTTCCTTGGGAGTTGATGGCGAGGGAATAACTTATGCTAGTGATGGAACGAATTATATTGAGGATGAAAATATTGCAGGGCAGGGGCGCACGATTTTCATTGTTGATACCGATACCGGTAATTTGATTCCTGCAGCCCAATTAGGAAGTACCGGAGATGTGGAATCGATTATGGGCAACTTGGGCGTTAGAAACGACGCAGGTGATGCTCCGTCCTCGTATGGCTATGCCGCTCATATTTTACCAGTTTTAACGGCAACGGGGGTATCTATTTATTTGGGGAATGTTCCTCCAGATAGTGAGGATCCCTTTGGTAACTTCAGTATTGGTACTGCCGATGACAACAATGGTGACGATGAGGATGGGGTGACAAGCGGAGGTTCTGAAATTAGTGGGCAGGTTTTTGATCTCGGTCAGACCAAAACCCTTGATATAGTGGCAAATGGATCAGGATTACTTAATGCATGGATCGATTTTAATCGTGATGGTGATTTCAACGATGGTGGTGAGCAAATTGCTTCTAATGTTGCACCTTCAGGAGGCTCCATCACGTTAAATGTGCCTATACCAATTACTGCAAATAGTGGTACGTCTTACGCTCGTTTTAGATATTCATCAGAAGCAGGACTATCCCCCGGAAACTCAGAAGCGACCGATGGTGAGGTCGAAGATTATAGAATAGTTTTAAGGGATGCGACGGCATGTTCCGCGGGGTTTACCTTATATGAGCGTACGCACTATAATTATATATCTGCAACAGCAGTAATTATTGATAATAGTGTGGGTAATGAGAACAACGCACTCGGTAGTAACAATAATACAACGGCTTCCTTTAATAATAATAATGACGAATTAATTTTAGAAATGGCCTCCATCATCAATAGTGGTGATCTTGCCACCGTGAACGGTCCAGACGGGGATAGTTTTGATGTCTGGATATCATCCAGTAGTACGGGACCGTGGACATTTCTAGGTTCTAACGCACTTGATTACTCCTTTACTTCACCCATAGACTGGCAATATATAAGACTGAGAAGGGCGTCGGGCAGCACTGTAGAAATAAGTTATATCGAAGCTGAGAAATCAATTTCATCGTATACCTGTGAAGCCGATTTTGATGGGGATAGCATTCCGGATTTTGCGGACTTAGATGACGACAATGACGGAATCACGGATTGCGTTGAATCTTCCGATCAGGTTACTTCGGGATTTGCATGGTCGTTGAACAATCCCGCCGGTAATTTGACCATGGACACGGTGTATGATTCAAAAATCACGGATTGGGCCATTGATGCAACCACTAACATGGTCTTGACTACCGGGATATATTCAGTTGTGGGTTCCAATGTGCATATCACCAGTATGTCCGCCACCAGCCTGGAGAGTGCCATAATCAATAACGACTTTATCGAGGTGTCCTTTACAACAGGTATTCAAACCAGTTCTTATGTCATTGATAATATTATATCCGGATGGTTTCAACCTACGCAAGGGGATTCATACCGTTCTACACTAATGTATTCTGAAGGAACTACGGGAACTTGGTATACCTTGGCTAAAGACGTATTTCATACAAATGACGGTAGCGGCAGTTCGTACCTGACTTTTGACCATCTTAATGCCTCAGCTCTAGAATTAAAATCCAACACACAATATAAGTTCAGGGTCTACACTTATGGTCAAATAGATGATTCTTCGGAAAGCTACTCTATTTTTGATGATTTCACTTTTAATATTTCGGCATGCCGAGCCCAGGATATTGATACGGATGCATCAAGTGATCATCTTGATGGTGATAGTGATGGAGATGGGTGTAGTGATGCCAATGAGGCTTATGCCGATTCGAATGCTGATGGAGGGGATAATGATTACTTTGGTAATGGGAATCCGCCACCTACAAATGCAGACGGTACCGTAATTAGCGCTTCTTATGCAACCCCAGCGGATACTGACAGTAACGGCATCCCTGATCATGAAGAGGCAGGCGCAACGCCCATGGTAAATACCCAACCTCAAGATCAAGAGGTAGCTGACGGGGCTGATGCTACGTTTTCGGTTTCGGCGAGTGGGGGTATTTTAAGCTATCAATGGCAGGTAAGTACGGACAGTGGTATCAATTACTCGGATATATCGGGTGCTACGGCCAATTCATATACCGAGAACGGAGTGTCAGCAGCGGAAAACGGTAGTTTTTATCGTGTCATAATTTCAGATGGCAGTTTTGTCTGTGGAACGACAACCTCGAGCTCTGCTCTGCTCATTGTCTCAGCCGATTCAGATGGCGATGGAATTATTGACAAGACCGATTTGGACGACGACAATGATGGTATTCCAGATAATGAGGAATTAAGCACCGTAGCAGGTAATTCCCAGCCAGCCTGTGGAGGGGACACTTCAATGGATTTTAGTGCAAGTGCCACCCTGGTTTCAGGAACAGCCTTGCTTCAAGGAGCCGTTTACCGAATTGCGAATGTAACGACGGGTGTGGATGCCCTGGTAACGATTGCAAAAACGGTAAACGCCACGCCTACCAACATCGATAACAACTCTTCCGATACTTCGGCCTTTCGACCACAGACGGCTTTTAACCTAACCAATATAGGAGATCGCGGATATATAGAGTATAACATTCAGTTTGTTAGTGCTGGAGGTTCATCCCCTGTGGTCATCAATAAATTTTTCATGAATTTGAATGATATTGACGGGAACTCCAATTATGCTGAGCAAATATGGACGGATAATCCAACGAGTTATACCATTTCAAATCCTACGGAACTGACCATGACTACGGACGGCTCCTGGGTAATTGGTACCGCCGGAACCAGTGAGTTTCCCGGAGCTGGAAATACGTTTCCAGAAGTGAATTTTGGAGTAAGTTATACCTCCAAGTCTTCAATGTCCATAAGAGTAGGTGCTGAGGCAAGAGTGGCGGGTGCGAATGCAGGTGGAAGACAGCATAATATAGAATTTAGTTGCCTTACCAATTACAACAACCCGGAGAACTATGGTATTGATATTGACTCCGATGGGGTGGCAAATCACTTAGATTTAGATAGTGATAATGACGGTATTTATGATGCGGTAGAAGCTGGACATAACAGACCCCATAACAATGGGGTGCTCATAAGTACCTTTGGAGGAAACGGGTTGGCGGATTTGGTCGAAACGCTTCCTGAAAGTGGTACGTTGAACTACACTATTCTTGATACTGATGGTTCGGCCCCGCCAAATTATTTGGATACGGATAGCGATGATGATGGTTGTAGTGATGCCAATGAAGCTTATGCAGATGCCAATGCAGATGGAGGCGACAACGAGTATTATGATGTAGGGGATCCACCTACCACAGATGCCAATGGTAGGGTTACTTCTGCCACGTATCCAGTCCCGGTAGATTCTGGTGGTAATGGTACACAGGACTATGTGGAAGATACCGCTCCGGTGATTTTAACTCAACCTTTTGATGTAGCAATCTGTCCCGGTTGTAGCACACAATTTCCCGTAGTGGCCTCCAATGCGGATAGCTACCAATGGCAACTGTTTAATGGTTCAATTTGGGTCGACTTGACGAATACAGGAATTCATAGTGGTGCAACAACGGATACTTTAATCATCACTAATGCCACCCCGGCTGACAATGGCAATGAATATAGGGTGCTCATTTCTTCTGACGACTATATTTGCGGCCCAATCATATCGGATACGACAATCTTAACAGTTCGAGTAACGACCGTCATTACAAATCGTAGAATTACATATCGGGTTCGTAAAAATTAA
- a CDS encoding beta strand repeat-containing protein — protein sequence MKILGRIVFLVLFSLGYTYGQCPNSGTNSGITVTPTTTSQFTGDIRAGRYFTMNVTNGRSYTVSTCGLATWDTQLTIYRTTGAFVAYNDDACGTRSSTTFTANFTGQVRVIVNEFNCGSANNRRTQVEYFQLPISVAVSNVTVAEEDGNAVFTLTLSGDVSGGFSVDYQSFDNSAYAGVDYSAVSGTVSFSGTDGETQTVSVPLIDDAFGEPTEFVGLFLNNATNGVSISDNTGFATITDTDTANVPLDLFEEFNGYFDYAVTGGTLRTNDNVTDPCSITTSSSNTLTTAIPGTATIKKAYLYWAHSGLNIDNQVTFEGQTVTADVEYNSYLTGGRNLFGLVSDVTTIVQGVANPSTNSYDFSDLTIDNDDIGPDYCSTSVVLGGWSLMIFYEEPTLPAVTINLYQGFNGLSNAGTSFTLDSFFAIAGAGAKATFLSWEGDSTLDGASAGSTNPEELSVTNQLGFTNVLSGDGGNPGNNAYNSTIFDNTAGINLSNIHGLDLDTFDISGFINPTDNQVTVNVDVGQDFVISNAVVIKVPSNLISGTVFEDVNYGGGDGRNQTDASGISIAGAIVELYNSLGALEATTTTDINGDYSFGGMANGTYSIRVVNSSLVSNRGGGSSCTTCYAVQTYRSENITGPSEIIGEVGGANPASQDVGPGTLTGAQSISTVSIASNGKGNIDFGFNFNTIVNTNEDGQGSLEQFIVNSNNLDETGLDIESNSIFDPAPGEDTSIFMIPPTGDPQGRTADANFGSGYFDIFISNANPLSAISSDNTKIDGRTQTAYSSNTNAGAVGSGGTSVGTSAVVLPTYERPEIQVHRNAGDVFIVDANDIVIRNLSVYANNNAGIRLDGGSLDIISNLIGVNAAGANAGNIKDGIEIRGGQTVVDSNYIATNTDSGIWIQGGSSTLVQNNHIVSNGNAPCDDNITLISGSNISIQQNLIENAASLGIDGDGIAGNIAITENTITGSGQDGGTCSGNIENAGILLDGDNSTISNNIIFSNGGPGLVLAGGTTSGNLISQNSFYANGTAANSLGIDLDNSDSIGDGVTLNDSGDADAGPNDSLNFPLISGTYLAGPNLIVEGWSRPGAIIEWFITDITEGTATAGDNQLGLINDYGEGQTFIGSFVEGSADDTDTRQSNYVDNDGNTDNTNKFKFTIPAPPGITLANLVTATATISNSTSEFSPVSEVRTYTVITNRKITYRVKKDQ from the coding sequence ATGAAGATTTTAGGAAGAATAGTATTTTTAGTTTTATTTTCTCTTGGTTACACGTATGGCCAGTGCCCAAATTCCGGCACGAATTCTGGAATAACCGTAACGCCCACTACTACTTCCCAATTTACTGGGGACATAAGGGCAGGCCGTTATTTTACCATGAACGTGACCAATGGTAGAAGTTATACGGTGAGTACTTGCGGATTAGCTACCTGGGACACACAATTAACTATATACAGGACAACCGGGGCATTCGTTGCCTATAATGATGATGCTTGTGGTACGCGATCATCTACAACATTTACGGCCAATTTTACAGGACAGGTAAGGGTAATTGTAAATGAATTTAATTGTGGGTCAGCAAATAATAGGCGGACCCAAGTAGAATATTTTCAGTTACCTATTAGTGTTGCCGTTTCCAACGTAACAGTTGCAGAGGAGGATGGGAATGCGGTTTTTACATTAACACTCAGTGGTGATGTTTCAGGAGGTTTTTCAGTGGATTATCAATCCTTTGATAACTCCGCTTACGCTGGGGTAGATTACTCAGCTGTTTCGGGAACCGTGAGTTTCTCTGGTACGGATGGAGAAACGCAGACAGTAAGCGTTCCACTAATTGACGATGCATTTGGTGAACCAACAGAGTTCGTCGGCTTATTTTTAAATAATGCTACGAACGGCGTTTCGATATCGGATAATACTGGTTTCGCAACCATTACCGATACTGATACTGCAAATGTTCCCCTAGATCTGTTTGAAGAGTTCAATGGGTATTTTGACTACGCAGTTACGGGGGGAACCTTACGAACAAACGATAATGTTACTGATCCTTGTTCCATAACTACAAGTTCTTCCAATACGTTGACCACAGCCATCCCTGGAACAGCAACTATTAAAAAAGCTTATTTATACTGGGCGCATTCCGGTCTAAATATAGACAACCAGGTTACTTTTGAGGGTCAGACCGTTACGGCAGATGTAGAATATAACAGCTATTTAACCGGTGGAAGGAATCTATTTGGATTAGTGAGTGATGTTACGACTATTGTACAAGGTGTTGCAAATCCTTCAACGAATTCATATGATTTTTCAGATTTAACGATTGATAATGATGATATAGGACCTGATTATTGTTCAACCTCAGTGGTACTAGGAGGTTGGTCCTTGATGATTTTCTATGAAGAACCTACTTTACCAGCGGTAACCATTAATCTGTACCAAGGATTCAATGGCTTGAGCAATGCTGGTACTTCATTTACCCTAGACTCGTTTTTTGCTATTGCGGGTGCTGGGGCAAAAGCCACGTTTTTATCATGGGAAGGCGATAGTACTTTGGATGGTGCTAGTGCGGGCTCGACCAATCCTGAGGAACTTTCGGTAACCAATCAGTTGGGATTTACAAATGTACTCTCAGGTGATGGGGGAAACCCAGGTAATAATGCCTATAATTCCACTATTTTTGACAATACAGCAGGTATAAATTTGAGCAATATTCATGGCTTGGACCTTGATACTTTTGATATTTCAGGATTTATTAATCCGACGGATAATCAGGTGACCGTAAATGTGGATGTAGGGCAGGATTTTGTTATTTCCAATGCTGTAGTAATTAAGGTGCCTTCTAACCTCATATCGGGTACAGTTTTCGAAGATGTGAATTATGGTGGTGGAGATGGTAGAAACCAAACGGATGCTTCAGGAATTTCTATTGCAGGAGCCATCGTGGAACTATATAATAGTCTTGGAGCGCTGGAGGCTACTACAACCACCGATATTAACGGAGATTATTCTTTTGGTGGTATGGCAAATGGTACGTATTCCATTCGTGTAGTAAATTCTTCATTGGTATCCAATAGGGGCGGGGGCAGTAGCTGTACCACATGCTATGCAGTACAAACGTATAGAAGTGAAAACATAACTGGGCCATCTGAGATTATTGGTGAAGTAGGAGGGGCAAACCCCGCTTCGCAAGATGTAGGTCCGGGAACATTAACAGGTGCCCAGTCTATAAGTACGGTTTCCATTGCGAGTAATGGAAAAGGAAATATAGATTTTGGCTTCAACTTTAATACTATTGTGAATACGAACGAAGATGGCCAAGGTTCTTTGGAACAGTTTATTGTAAATTCCAATAACCTGGACGAAACAGGTCTTGATATTGAGTCCAATAGTATTTTTGACCCCGCTCCTGGAGAGGATACTTCTATATTTATGATTCCACCCACGGGTGACCCTCAAGGCCGAACAGCGGATGCCAATTTTGGTAGTGGCTATTTCGATATTTTTATTTCTAATGCAAATCCTCTAAGCGCCATATCATCGGACAACACCAAAATTGATGGACGTACACAGACCGCTTATTCATCCAATACAAATGCTGGAGCGGTCGGTTCCGGCGGGACTTCTGTAGGTACTTCTGCCGTAGTTTTGCCAACGTATGAGAGGCCAGAGATACAGGTACATAGAAATGCAGGTGATGTTTTTATAGTGGATGCCAATGACATAGTAATCCGTAATTTATCGGTGTATGCCAATAACAATGCGGGGATACGGTTAGATGGAGGTTCTCTTGACATAATTTCTAATTTAATAGGGGTTAATGCCGCGGGAGCAAACGCAGGAAATATAAAGGACGGAATAGAAATTAGAGGAGGCCAAACGGTTGTTGATAGTAACTACATTGCCACCAATACCGATTCGGGTATATGGATTCAAGGTGGTTCTTCTACCCTGGTTCAAAATAATCATATTGTCTCCAATGGAAATGCTCCTTGCGATGATAATATTACGTTGATTAGCGGTTCGAATATAAGTATTCAACAAAATTTAATTGAGAATGCGGCTTCCTTGGGCATAGACGGGGACGGTATTGCTGGAAATATCGCTATTACTGAAAATACGATTACTGGTTCGGGTCAGGATGGGGGAACTTGCTCAGGAAATATTGAGAATGCCGGTATTCTGCTAGACGGAGACAATTCAACCATAAGCAACAATATCATATTTTCTAATGGAGGCCCTGGACTTGTATTGGCGGGTGGAACGACTTCCGGGAATCTAATTTCTCAAAATTCTTTCTACGCTAATGGAACTGCGGCAAACTCCCTTGGAATTGATTTAGATAATTCAGACTCGATAGGGGACGGGGTTACACTTAATGATAGCGGTGACGCAGACGCCGGTCCCAACGATTCTCTAAATTTCCCATTAATATCTGGTACATATTTAGCCGGCCCTAATTTGATTGTTGAGGGATGGTCTAGACCTGGCGCAATCATAGAATGGTTTATTACGGATATCACCGAGGGGACCGCAACGGCTGGTGATAATCAACTAGGTTTGATCAATGATTACGGTGAGGGGCAGACTTTTATTGGCTCTTTTGTGGAAGGTAGCGCTGATGATACCGATACAAGACAAAGTAATTATGTCGATAATGATGGAAATACGGATAATACCAATAAATTTAAATTCACGATACCCGCGCCACCTGGTATCACTTTGGCAAATCTTGTGACCGCTACGGCAACCATTTCCAATTCTACCTCCGAGTTTTCTCCTGTTAGTGAGGTAAGGACCTATACCGTAATCACCAACCGTAAGATTACGTATAGGGTCAAAAAAGACCAATAG
- a CDS encoding OmpA family protein codes for MMRKLQFLLFVFLLCGLGSSLAQERLINKGNEKYEEYSFSPAIDIYKKIIDKGYVSAEILKKLGNSYYYNADYKDAAETYRRLVTDYASDASPEDCFKYAQTLKSLGDYEGSNLVMAKFVELTSNDVRAQSYKNERDYLKEIKENSGRYDIKSFEYNSPYSDFAPSYYKEGLIFSSDRDTGNFARYRHTWNAKDFLDLYKVNSDSTSINEVIKIGENVNTRLHESTSVTTKDGQTLYFTRNNFIDGDYIKDEKGIIRLKIFRAQMVDGVWSEIEELPFNNNAYSVAHPSLSPDEKTLYFASDMPGTLGESDLFMVTINDDGTFGTPQNLGPNINTEARETFPFMTNEEILYFSSDGHPGLGGLDVFATKTKRQDFTGKVLNVGEPVNGKNDDFTFIFKEEDKTGYFASDREGGLGADDIYGFVEKEPLVFDCIQKVTGTVRDKISNEVLVGATVKVIDENNNEIMTTITDSDGNYSLQLDCNKGNFVRALMDGYIPFEEYIGESDGKPKIIDFYLERDTITAGFGDDLAKLLQLSTIYFDFDKYNIRKDSEIEIEKVIAAMEKYPSLKLKVNSHTDSRGPAAYNLWLSQKRAESTINYMISKGIASNRLESEGYGETKLINECADGVKCSSEKHDLNRRSEFIILE; via the coding sequence ATGATGAGAAAATTACAGTTTTTGCTTTTTGTTTTTTTACTATGTGGTTTGGGTAGTAGCTTAGCACAGGAAAGACTCATTAATAAAGGAAACGAGAAATATGAGGAATATTCCTTTAGCCCCGCTATAGATATTTATAAGAAAATTATTGATAAGGGCTATGTTTCTGCCGAGATTTTAAAAAAATTAGGTAATTCCTACTACTATAATGCGGATTATAAAGACGCCGCCGAGACCTATAGGCGTTTGGTAACGGATTATGCCAGTGATGCCTCTCCAGAAGACTGTTTTAAATATGCACAAACTTTAAAATCCCTTGGGGATTACGAGGGTTCCAATCTTGTAATGGCCAAGTTCGTAGAGCTTACCAGTAACGACGTTCGTGCTCAATCCTATAAAAATGAAAGAGACTACCTAAAAGAAATCAAAGAAAATTCAGGTAGATACGATATTAAGTCATTTGAGTACAATTCGCCTTACTCTGATTTCGCTCCGTCATATTATAAAGAAGGGCTAATTTTTTCTTCGGATAGGGATACCGGTAATTTTGCCCGTTATCGCCATACATGGAATGCAAAGGACTTTTTGGATTTGTACAAGGTGAATTCCGATAGCACATCGATTAACGAAGTTATCAAAATAGGCGAAAATGTAAATACAAGATTGCATGAATCTACCTCGGTAACCACTAAAGACGGTCAGACATTATATTTTACTAGGAATAATTTTATCGATGGTGATTATATCAAGGACGAGAAAGGAATAATAAGGCTCAAAATTTTTAGAGCACAGATGGTTGATGGTGTATGGTCGGAAATTGAGGAACTTCCGTTTAATAACAATGCGTATTCGGTTGCCCATCCGTCCTTAAGTCCTGATGAGAAAACTTTGTACTTTGCTTCGGATATGCCCGGAACTTTGGGGGAATCAGATCTTTTTATGGTGACCATAAACGACGATGGCACATTTGGTACCCCTCAGAATTTGGGTCCAAACATTAATACGGAGGCTCGGGAAACTTTTCCTTTTATGACCAATGAGGAAATATTATATTTTTCATCCGATGGTCATCCGGGACTTGGTGGTTTGGATGTTTTTGCTACAAAGACAAAGCGGCAAGATTTTACCGGAAAAGTTTTAAATGTTGGGGAACCTGTAAACGGTAAAAACGATGATTTTACTTTCATCTTCAAAGAAGAAGATAAAACAGGATACTTTGCCTCTGACCGTGAAGGTGGATTGGGAGCGGATGATATCTACGGCTTTGTAGAAAAGGAACCGTTGGTATTTGACTGCATTCAAAAAGTTACAGGAACTGTCAGGGATAAAATCTCAAATGAAGTGCTTGTTGGTGCTACCGTCAAGGTTATAGATGAGAACAACAATGAAATCATGACAACAATAACGGATTCTGATGGCAATTATAGTCTGCAACTGGATTGTAACAAAGGGAACTTTGTAAGAGCGCTTATGGATGGTTACATTCCCTTTGAAGAGTACATTGGAGAATCCGATGGCAAACCAAAGATTATAGATTTTTATCTAGAACGTGATACGATAACCGCCGGATTTGGAGATGACTTGGCCAAATTACTTCAATTGAGTACCATCTATTTTGACTTCGATAAATATAACATCCGAAAGGATTCCGAAATAGAAATAGAAAAGGTAATTGCCGCAATGGAGAAATACCCTAGTTTGAAATTAAAGGTTAACTCGCATACGGATAGTAGAGGTCCGGCAGCTTACAATTTGTGGTTGTCTCAAAAGAGAGCTGAATCTACAATTAACTATATGATTTCCAAAGGTATTGCTAGTAATCGATTAGAAAGTGAGGGTTACGGCGAAACGAAGCTCATCAACGAATGTGCTGATGGGGTCAAATGCTCCTCTGAAAAACATGACCTGAACAGGCGTTCGGAGTTTATCATTTTAGAATAG